A region of Rhodamnia argentea isolate NSW1041297 chromosome 9, ASM2092103v1, whole genome shotgun sequence DNA encodes the following proteins:
- the LOC115753010 gene encoding protein STICHEL-like 3 has translation MTRAVRNRVLKDVNGDISDHLRNHIHLTNCIHLKNHMHKHSPMLADRSLMKDLIVLQRSRSLRDPSASPPSWHSPSLAGLLTRHGGKDIIQEGRRSIGIERPRRQGRRLSGSSPQFPGLTTSKVDPGEDNERDDAAPVVSEQGSKSELRDSRRIRRGHIRKSSKEDFVGGNEDPILGMDGNESLREIFSGKSDSRERKYREKGKHVQDSQVKSLSEQLNDVRIDSDDLASSNIHRQGRSSRMEQFVRESENGARKYSSTSNRVKRRKFRGAKRSRAAAASRDTVVHNEMSVASNSLAHDSVRPTRHMEEEEEDYGGQNVTRAPRNGCGIPWNWSRIHDRGRTFLDMAGRSLSCGLPDRKGSPASRRRGLANIPVDLDSASSSTKSNAEALPLLIGSQDSTENFDKRHDYSGELGIFADHLLKHDMDSDLASEARSGNRNRPRRQQHRHQNLTQKYMPQAFRDLVGQNLVVQALSNAVNRRKIGLLYVFYGPHGTGKTSCARIFARALNCLSSDYQKPCGYCDSCIAHDMGKSRNIREVSPVSNFDFESIMDLLDSMIVSKLPSAYRVFIFDDCDTLSSGCWSAISKVIDRAPRRLVFILVCSSLDVLPHVIISRCQKFFFPKIKDADVIYTLQWISSKEDLEIDADALKLIASRSDGSLRDALMTLEQLSLLGQRISVSLVQELVGLICDEKLVDLLDLALSADTVNTVKNLRVIMETGVEPLALMSQLATVITDILAGSYDWTKERHRRKFFRRPLNKEDMEKLRQALKTLSEAEKQLRMSNDKLTWLTAALLQLAPDQQYLLPNSSAETSFNRSPLPANNIGFRETVGQAGEHAVMHTNKRAVSANDRMQMANVGSSSRMHNSNESKGFKGDMAGQSRFGLAPQHASSQADGVSTSCRPVIGKTYKSVQDIWSEALERIQSASIKEFLYHEGKLVSVSFGAAPTVQLMFSSYLTKNTAEKFGRHILQAFETTLASPVTIEIRCEPNKDTAIGVNAPLSLPAPTNGSSQIRDSTGIGGQPHLEVGKSEIVELEASSRELKQNEHVNNNAKFDPRDLEVASDMNLPPFPERVKSSERNPSRSIVRGKVSLAHVIQQAEGCSQHSGWSRQKAVSIAEKLEQENLRLEPRSRNLLCWKTSRATRKKLSRLKIRTKRPHALLKLVTCGRCLSSKSSR, from the exons ATGACTAGGGCCGTCCGAAATAGGGTGCTTAAGGATGTGAATggtgatataagcgatcatcTTCGGAACCACATCCATTTGACTAATTGCATTCATCTGAAGAACCATATGCACAAGCATAGCCCCATGTTGGCCGACAGGTCTTTGATGAAAGATCTCATCGTCCTGCAGAGGTCGCGATCTCTCAGGGACCCATCTGCTAGTCCTCCCTCATGGCATTCTCCTTCCTTGGCCGGCCTTCTCACCAGGCATGGCGGAAAGGATATCATTCAGGAAGGAAGAAGGTCAATTGGCATTGAGCGGCCGAGGAGGCAAGGAAGGAGGTTATCAGGAAGCTCGCCGCAGTTTCCTGGTCTAACAACATCAAAGGTTGATCCTGGAGAGGATAATGAACGTGATGATGCGGCCCCGGTAGTTAGTGAGCAGGGTAGCAAGAGTGAATTGCGTGATTCTAGAAGGATCAGAAGAGGACACATTCGGAAAAGCAGTAAAGAGGATTTTGTCGGTGGGAATGAAGATCCTATACTAGGTATGGATGGAAATGAATCTCTTCGTGAAATTTTTTCCGGAAAATCTGACTCTAGAGAAAGGAAATacagagaaaagggaaaacatgtTCAGGATTCTCAAGTCAAGTCCCTATCTGAGCAGTTGAATGATGTTCGGATAGATAGTGATGATTTGGCATCTTCTAACATTCACCGTCAAGGAAGGAGTTCGAGAATGGAGCAATTTGTCAGGGAATCTGAAAATGGTGCTCGCAAATACAGTAGCACTTCTAATAGGGTAAAAAGGCGCAAGTTCCGTGGGGCTAAAAGAAGTCGTGCTGCAGCAGCTTCCAGAGATACTGTAGTTCATAATGAAATGTCTGTGGCTTCAAATTCTCTAGCTCACGATTCTGTGCGCCCAACGCGTCacatggaggaggaggaagaagattaTGGGGGGCAAAATGTCACTAGAGCTCCTAGGAATGGGTGTGGGATCCCGTGGAACTGGTCAAGAATACATGACAGAGGCAGAACATTTCTTGACATGGCAGGAAGGAGCTTGTCTTGTGGCTTGCCAGATAGGAAAGGGAGTCCAGCTTCTCGTAGGAGAGGTCTTGCTAACATTCCTGTGGATTTGGACAGTGCAAGCTCATCCACGAAGTCCAATGCAGAAGCATTGCCTCTACTCATTGGGTCACAGGACAGCACTGAAAATTTTGACAAGCGACATGATTATTCTGGGGAGTTGGGCATTTTTGCTGATCATCTGCTGAAGCATGATATGGATTCTGACCTTGCTTCTGAAGCTAGATCAGGGAACCGAAACAGGCCGAGACGGCAGCAGCATCGGCACCAAAATCTGACCCAAAAGTACATGCCTCAAGCTTTCAGAGATCTTGTTGGACAGAATCTGGTGGTGCAAGCTCTCTCTAATGCTGTTAACAGACGAAAGATTGGGTTACTGTATGTGTTCTACGGACCTCATGGCACTGGAAAAACCTCGTGCGCTCGCATATTTGCTAGAGCTTTGAATTGCCTATCCTCAGATTATCAAAAACCTTGTGGGTATTGCGATTCCTGTATTGCTCATGATATGGGAAAAAGTCGAAATATAAGGGAAGTCAGTCCTGTtagtaattttgattttgagagCATTATGGACCTCCTTGACAGCATGATTGTGTCGAAGCTGCCTTCAGCATACAGAGTGTTCATCTTTGATGACTGTGATACTCTTTCTTCTGGTTGCTGGAGTGCTATATCAAAGGTCATTGATCGGGCACCCAGGCGGCTGGTGTTCATTCTTGTCTGTTCAAGTCTTGATGTTTTACCTCATGTGATAATATCTAGGTGCCAGAAGTTCTTTTTCCCGAAGATTAAAGATGCTGATGTCATATATACTCTACAATGGATCTCATCAAAAGAGGATTTAGAAATTGATGCTGATGCTCTGAAGCTTATTGCATCACGATCAGATGGTTCGCTAAGGGATGCACTGATGACTCTAGAGCAATTAAGTTTGCTTGGGCAGCGAATCTCAGTCTCGCTTGTTCAGGAACTG GTTGGGCTCATCTGTGATGAAAAATTGGTTGATCTTCTTGATTTGGCCTTGTCAGCGGACACAGTTAACACTGTCAAGAATTTGAGAGTGATAATGGAAACTGGTGTTGAACCCTTAGCCTTGATGTCACAGCTAGCTACAGTGATCACAGATATACTGGCAGGGAGCTATGATTGGACAAAAGAAAGGCATAGAAGGAAGTTTTTTCGACGACCAT TAAACAAAGAAGACATGGAAAAACTACGCCAAGCTTTAAAAACTTTGTCTGAAGCTGAAAAACAGTTGAGGATGTCCAATGATAAATTGACGTGGCTAACTGCCGCATTATTGCAGCTGGCTCCTGATCAACAGTACCTGTTGCCTAATTCTTCTGCAGAGACAAGCTTTAATCGCAGTCCTTTGCCTGCGAACAATATAGGTTTTAGAGAGACAGTTGGGCAAGCTGGTGAACATGCTGTCATGCATACTAACAAGAGAGCCGTTTCAGCAAATGATAGAATGCAAATGGCCAATGTTGGAAGTTCCTCTAGAATGCATAACAGCAACGAAAGCAAGGGTTTTAAAGGAGACATGGCTGGACAAAGTAGGTTTGGCCTGGCTCCTCAGCATGCATCTTCACAAGCCGATGGTGTAAGTACAAGTTGCAGGCCTGTTATTGGCAAAACATATAAGAGTGTCCAAGACATATGGTCGGAAGCACTTGAGAGGATCCAAAGTGCTAGCATAAAGGAGTTCCTATATCACGAGGGGAAGTTAGTTTCAGTCAGTTTTGGGGCAG CTCCAACTGTGCAGTTGATGTTCAGTTCATATCTGACGAAAAATACGGCGGAGAAATTTGGGCGCCACATCTTGCAAGCATTTGAGACTACTCTTGCATCACCGGTGACAATCGAAATTAGATGTGAGCCAAATAAAGATACAGCAATTGGAGTTAATGCCCCTCTAAGCTTACCTGCCCCAACAAACGGTTCATCTCAGATCAGAGACTCCACTGGCATCGGTGGTCAGCCCCATCTTGAAGTGGGTAAAAGTGAAATAgttgaactagaagcttcctcTAGAGAGCTTAAGCAAAATGAGCACGTCAATAACAATGCAAAATTTGATCCAAGGGACTTAGAAGTAGCTTCTGACATGAATTTGCCACCATTCCCGGAAAGAGTAAAATCTAGTGAAAGGAACCCAAGCCGGAGCATTGTGAGAGGCAAGGTATCCCTTGCACATGTAATACAGCAAGCTGAAGGATGCTCACAACATAGTGGCTGGTCGAGACAGAAAGCAGTTTCTATTGCCGAAAAGCTTGAACAAGAGAATCT GAGACTTGAACCTAGGTCTAGAAATTTGCTTTGCTGGAAGACATCTAGAGCGACTCGTAAAAAG CTCTCTCGCTTGAAAATTAGAACGAAGAGGCCACACGCACTGCTGAAGCTTGTTACCTGTGGGAGGTGTCTATCAAGTAAGTCTTCAAGATAA
- the LOC115753009 gene encoding U-box domain-containing protein 17: MATAAIFSSLRRRRSPCLEAFLAPVDLTDVALIRTLASISGELVSCYTSKALFFQRKNSRSLVRKIEVFVALLEFLRDGRSDLPSAAVLCLKELYLLLYRSKILLDYCAESSKLWLLLQNHSISGHFHDLNQEIYTLLDVFPLKNLELSEDVREQLELLQQQSGGARFHMDKHDEELRVQLFSFLNEFENGQIPDPVKLRVFFMDNLGITNAKSFRAEIDFLEEQIHNHEGDIEPPTSILQGFVALTRFCRFLLCGFEEDDVGTRCGNTKKHRKGLIAQEIADTFITVPKDFCCPISLDLMQDPVIVSTGQTYDRRSISRWMEEGHCNCPKTGQMLAHNRLIPNRALRNLIMQWCTAHGVPYDPPEMIDTSAEAFPAASPSKAALEANKATAKLLVQQLASGPQRARTIAAKEIRLLAKTGKENRAFIAEAGAIPHLRELLSSQSPIAQEISVTAMLNLSIYDKNKSRIMDETECLRSIVDVLRIGRTTEARENAAATLFSLSAVHDYKKRIADEGGAVEALAGLLREGTPRGKKDAVTALFNLSTHAENCLKMIEAGAVNALVGALGNEVVAEEAAGALALIVRQPMGAEAVGEEESAVSGLIGMMRCGTPRGKENAVAALLELCRSGGSAATERVVKAPALAGLLQSLLFTGTKRARRKAASLARVFQRCENAALHFGGLGVGYVFAGNSAASRDSGFGNDVSVPMSIPVSVL, translated from the coding sequence ATGGCGACGGCGGCGATTTTCTCGTCGCTCAGGCGGCGGAGGTCGCCGTGCTTGGAGGCCTTCTTGGCCCCGGTTGACCTCACCGACGTGGCCCTCATACGGACCCTGGCTTCGATCTCCGGCGAGCTGGTCTCGTGCTACACGAGCAAAGCCCTCTTCTTCCAGCGCAAGAACTCGCGGTCCTTGGTCCGCAAGATCGAGGTCTTCGTCGCGCTTTTGGAGTTCCTGAGGGATGGGAGGTCGGATTTGCCTTCGGCCGCGGTTCTCTGCTTGAAGGAGCTGTATCTGCTGCTGTACCGGTCGAAGATATTGCTCGATTACTGCGCGGAATCGAGTAAGTTGTGGCTCTTGCTCCAGAACCATTCGATTTCGGGTCATTTTCATGATCTGAATCAGGAGATATACACGCTCTTGGATGTTTTCCCGTTGAAGAACCTCGAATTGAGCGAGGATGTTCGGGAGCAGCTCGAGTTGTTGCAGCAACAATCGGGAGGGGCCCGGTTTCATATGGACAAGCACGATGAGGAGCTGAGAGTTCAGCTTTTCTCGTTTCTAAACGAGTTCGAGAACGGGCAGATTCCTGATCCGGTCAAGTTGCGGGTTTTCTTCATGGATAATTTGGGCATTACCAACGCAAAGAGTTTTAGGGCGGAGATTGATTTCTTGGAGGAACAGATTCATAATCATGAAGGGGACATCGAGCCTCCGACTTCAATCCTTCAAGGTTTCGTTGCGCTTACCCGCTTTTGCAGGTTTCTTTTGTGCGGATTCGAGGAGGACGATGTTGGAACTAGATGCGGAAATACGAAGAAGCATAGGAAAGGGTTGATCGCGCAGGAAATTGCTGATACCTTCATTACAGTTCCAAAGGACTTTTGTTGTCCAATATCTTTGGATTTGATGCAGGACCCGGTTATCGTCTCAACCGGCCAGACATACGATCGGAGATCGATATCCAGATGGATGGAAGAAGGGCACTGCAACTGTCCCAAGACAGGGCAAATGCTTGCTCATAACCGCCTTATCCCGAACCGGGCTTTGAGGAACTTGATTATGCAGTGGTGCACAGCTCATGGAGTCCCCTATGACCCCCCAGAGATGATAGATACATCAGCAGAAGCTTTTCCGGCGGCTTCGCCCTCCAAAGCTGCCCTTGAAGCTAACAAAGCCACGGCAAAACTTCTTGTTCAGCAGCTGGCAAGTGGGCCTCAACGTGCGAGGACGATCGCCGCCAAAGAGATCCGATTGTTAGCTAAGACGGGGAAGGAGAACCGAGCTTTTATTGCCGAAGCTGGGGCGATTCCCCATTTGCGGGAATTGCTCTCATCTCAGAGTCCCATTGCCCAGGAGATTTCTGTCACAGCAATGCTTAACTTGTCGATCTACGACAAGAACAAAAGCAGGATCATGGATGAGACAGAATGCCTGCGGTCCATCGTGGACGTCTTAAGGATCGGCCGAACCACAGAAGCGAGGGAAAATGCTGCGGCGACATTGTTCAGCCTCTCAGCCGTTCACGACTATAAGAAGAGAATAGCAGATGAGGGCGGCGCAGTTGAGGCCCTAGCAGGACTCTTGAGAGAGGGGACACCCAGAGGAAAGAAGGATGCGGTTACCGCTCTGTTCAACCTGTCGACGCACGCGGAGAATTGCCTCAAAATGATCGAGGCTGGCGCTGTGAATGCACTGGTGGGCGCCTTGGGGAACGAGGTGGTTGCAGAGGAAGCGGCAGGTGCATTGGCCTTGATTGTTAGGCAGCCGATGGGGGCGGAAGCGGTTGGAGAGGAGGAGTCGGCTGTGTCAGGTTTGATTGGGATGATGCGGTGTGGGACCCCACGGGGCAAAGAGAATGCGGTCGCGGCATTGCTTGAGCTCTGCCGGAGCGGTGGCTCAGCTGCCACTGAGAGAGTGGTGAAGGCGCCGGCTTTGGCCGGGTTGCTGCAGTCTTTGCTCTTCACGGGAACGAAGAGGGCAAGGAGGAAGGCGGCATCGCTAGCGAGAGTATTTCAGAGGTGCGAGAACGCGGCATTACACTTTGGAGGCTTGGGGGTGGGATACGTATTCGCTGGAAACTCCGCTGCGAGCAGGGATTCGGGCTTCGGCAACGACGTCTCAGTACCGATGTCGATCCCCGTATCCGTTTTGTAG